In one Chitinophaga sancti genomic region, the following are encoded:
- a CDS encoding DUF2480 family protein, giving the protein MEEIVNKVAQSGLLTLDLEDYYPQEETVVFDLKQYLFMEMILKEKDFRAALQGLDWEQYSNKNVAIICSADAVVPFWAYMLVMTYLEPIANYAAFGSKEEVFKTQFMKRLNAIDMSAYEDKRVVVKGCGDKGAGEAAYVEITRLLRPVAKSIMYGEPCSTVPIYKKK; this is encoded by the coding sequence ATGGAAGAGATAGTAAATAAAGTAGCGCAAAGTGGACTCCTTACATTAGATCTGGAAGACTACTATCCCCAGGAAGAAACGGTTGTATTCGACCTGAAACAATATCTTTTCATGGAGATGATCCTGAAAGAGAAAGATTTTCGTGCCGCATTACAAGGATTAGACTGGGAACAGTATAGCAATAAAAACGTTGCCATTATCTGCTCTGCAGATGCGGTGGTGCCCTTCTGGGCCTATATGCTGGTGATGACTTACCTGGAACCTATTGCCAACTATGCCGCATTTGGTTCTAAGGAAGAAGTGTTTAAAACCCAGTTCATGAAGCGCCTCAATGCCATCGATATGAGTGCTTATGAGGATAAGCGTGTGGTAGTGAAAGGATGTGGGGATAAAGGAGCGGGCGAAGCTGCTTATGTGGAAATCACAAGATTACTCCGCCCGGTAGCCAAGAGTATTATGTATGGAGAGCCTTGCTCTACTGTGCCTATTTATAAGAAGAAATAA
- the corA gene encoding magnesium/cobalt transporter CorA, with the protein MLKSKSIIPIPDVLNPFKVKKQRIMNYNPVTGPASRPPGRCEKVTIFDYTPAHVTESAGEDHRMIFKYIDTPETTWINVDGINRETVHEICIKLGIHFLLEEDIMSIGQRAKMDEIGAHLFALLPMAYYNVEAAAIEYEQVSIVFGKNYVISFQEEATRDVFDHVREKLRIDNSRIRSAGADYLGYSLLDVIVDSYFLILDKLGDRIELMEDLVQHQPNTRTLARINYLRRELLLFKRAINPVRDLINGFMKSESPLLDERTMKYFKDVYDHIIQANDLAENYREALLNVQEQYHTQINLKMNEIMKVLAVVTTLMAPLTLVAGIYGMNFEYMPELHTRDGYYVVLGAMVLMLVGMIIFFRKRGWF; encoded by the coding sequence ATGCTTAAGTCAAAGTCCATCATACCCATTCCAGATGTACTGAATCCATTTAAGGTGAAGAAGCAACGGATTATGAACTATAATCCTGTGACTGGCCCAGCTTCACGCCCGCCGGGAAGATGTGAGAAAGTAACAATATTTGATTATACCCCGGCACACGTTACAGAGAGTGCCGGAGAAGACCATCGCATGATCTTCAAATACATTGATACACCGGAAACTACCTGGATCAATGTAGACGGGATCAACAGGGAAACAGTGCATGAGATCTGTATCAAACTGGGAATACATTTCCTGCTGGAAGAAGATATTATGAGTATCGGTCAGCGGGCTAAGATGGACGAAATAGGTGCACACCTTTTTGCCTTACTGCCAATGGCTTATTACAATGTGGAGGCCGCGGCAATAGAGTATGAGCAGGTGAGCATCGTATTTGGAAAGAACTATGTGATTTCCTTTCAGGAAGAGGCGACAAGAGATGTATTCGATCATGTAAGAGAAAAACTCAGAATAGATAATTCAAGGATCCGCAGTGCAGGGGCAGATTATTTAGGCTATAGCCTGCTGGATGTGATCGTAGATAGTTATTTCCTGATACTGGATAAACTGGGCGATCGTATCGAGTTGATGGAAGACCTGGTACAGCACCAGCCAAATACCCGTACCCTCGCCAGGATCAATTACCTGCGCAGGGAACTTTTATTGTTTAAACGGGCAATCAATCCGGTACGTGATCTGATCAATGGGTTTATGAAAAGCGAAAGTCCGCTGCTGGATGAGCGGACGATGAAATATTTCAAAGACGTGTATGATCATATCATACAAGCCAATGACCTGGCGGAAAACTACCGTGAAGCATTGCTGAACGTACAGGAGCAGTACCATACCCAGATCAACCTGAAGATGAATGAGATCATGAAGGTACTGGCGGTAGTGACCACCCTGATGGCTCCCCTTACACTGGTAGCAGGGATCTACGGGATGAATTTTGAATACATGCCGGAGTTGCATACCCGCGATGGTTACTATGTAGTGCTGGGCGCTATGGTGCTCATGCTGGTGGGCATGATTATCTTTTTCAGAAAAAGAGGCTGGTTCTGA